A window of Mus pahari chromosome 7, PAHARI_EIJ_v1.1, whole genome shotgun sequence contains these coding sequences:
- the Matn3 gene encoding matrilin-3 isoform X2, producing the protein MGRLLFLCELYTQQLLKRKEHKDGRVCKSRPLDLVFIIDSSRSVRPLEFTKVKTFVSRIIDTLDIGATDTRVAVVNYASTVKIEFQLNTYSDKQALKRAVARITPLSTGTMSGLAIQTAMEEAFTVEAGARGPMSNIPKVAIIVTDGRPQDQVNEVAARARASGIELYAVGVDRADMESLKMMASKPLEEHVFYVETYGVIEKLTARFQETFCALDQCMLGTHQCQHVCVSDGDGRHHCECSQGYTLNADGKTCSAIDKCALSTHGCEQICVNDRNGSYHCECYGGYTLNADRRTCAALDKCALGTHGCQHICVNDGAGSHHCECFEGYTLNADKKTCSVRNKCALGTHGCQHICVSDGAVSYHCDCFPGYTLNDDKKTCSDIEEARSLISIEDACGCGATLAFQEKVSSHLQKLNTKLDNILKKLKVMEYGQVHR; encoded by the exons ATGGGCAgacttcttttcctctgtgagcTTTACACACAACAGCTCCTGAAGCGGAAGGAGCACAAAGACGGAC GCGTTTGCAAGAGCAGGCCTTTGGATCTGGTGTTCATCATTGATAGTTCTCGTAGCGTCCGGCCTCTGGAATTCACCAAGGTGAAGACCTTTGTCTCCCGCATCATCGACACTCTGGACATCGGGGCCACAGACACGAGGGTGGCTGTGGTGAACTATGCCAGCACTGTGAAGATAGAGTTCCAGCTCAACACCTACTCAGACAAGCAGGCCCTGAAACGGGCTGTGGCTCGGATCACACCCTTGTCAACAGGCACCATGTCAGGGCTAGCTATCCAGACAGCGATGGAGGAAGCCTTCACTGTGGAGGCCGGGGCTCGGGGGCCCATGTCTAACATCCCCAAGGTAGCTATTATCGTGACAGATGGGAGGCCGCAGGACCAGGTGAATGAGGTGGCTGCTCGAGCCCGTGCATCTGGCATTGAGCTGTATGCTGTGGGTGTGGACCGGGCAGATATGGAGTCCCTCAAGATGATGGCTAGCAAGCCCCTGGAAGAGCACGTCTTCTACGTGGAAACCTATGGGGTCATTGAGAAACTCACTGCTAGATTTCAGGAAACCTTTTGTG CTCTGGATCAGTGCATGCTTGGCACACACCAGTGTCAGCACGTGTGTGTCAGCGATGGTGATGGCAGGCACCACTGTGAGTGCAGCCAAGGCTACACCTTGAATGCTGATGGGAAAACGTGTTCAG CCATTGATAAGTGTGCCCTCAGCACTCATGGATGTGAACAGATCTGTGTCAATGACAGAAATGGCTCTTACCACTGCGAGTGCTATGGAGGTTACACCTTGAATGCAGACAGGAGAACGTGTGCAG CTCTGGACAAATGCGCCTTGGGTACACATGGTTGCCAGCACATCTGTGTGAACGATGGAGCCGGGTCCCATCACTGTGAATGTTTTGAAGGCTACACTCTGAATGCAGATAAGAAAACATGTTCAG TCCGAAACAAGTGTGCCCTGGGTACTCATGGCTGCCAGCACATCTGTGTGAGTGATGGAGCAGTGTCCTACCACTGTGACTGCTTCCCTGGATACACCTTGAATGATGACAAGAAGACATGTTCAG acattgAAGAAGCACGAAGCCTCATTTCCATAGAAGATGCCTGCGGCTGTGGGGCCACGCTGGCATTCCAGGAGAAGGTCAGCTCCCATCTCCAGAAGCTGAACACCAAAC TTGACAACATTTTGAAGAAGTTGAAAGTAATGGAATATGGACAAGTACATCGCTAA
- the Matn3 gene encoding matrilin-3 isoform X1, with translation MLLSASLRHLPVLLLLWPLLLLPPPVAPGRLTRASVRRLGTRVPGGSPGHLSALATSTRVPYSGGRGAGVCKSRPLDLVFIIDSSRSVRPLEFTKVKTFVSRIIDTLDIGATDTRVAVVNYASTVKIEFQLNTYSDKQALKRAVARITPLSTGTMSGLAIQTAMEEAFTVEAGARGPMSNIPKVAIIVTDGRPQDQVNEVAARARASGIELYAVGVDRADMESLKMMASKPLEEHVFYVETYGVIEKLTARFQETFCALDQCMLGTHQCQHVCVSDGDGRHHCECSQGYTLNADGKTCSAIDKCALSTHGCEQICVNDRNGSYHCECYGGYTLNADRRTCAALDKCALGTHGCQHICVNDGAGSHHCECFEGYTLNADKKTCSVRNKCALGTHGCQHICVSDGAVSYHCDCFPGYTLNDDKKTCSDIEEARSLISIEDACGCGATLAFQEKVSSHLQKLNTKLDNILKKLKVMEYGQVHR, from the exons ATGTTGCTCTCAGCCTCCTTACGCCACCTCCCGGTACTTCTGCTGCTCTGGCCGCTGTTGCTCCTGCCGCCTCCGGTTGCTCCTGGACGTTTGACCCGCGCGAGCGTCCGCAGGCTGGGGACACGAGTCCCCGGGGGTAGCCCCGGACATCTCTCTGCTCTGGCTACTTCCACCCGCGTGCCATATTCTGGGGGCCGCGGCGCAG GCGTTTGCAAGAGCAGGCCTTTGGATCTGGTGTTCATCATTGATAGTTCTCGTAGCGTCCGGCCTCTGGAATTCACCAAGGTGAAGACCTTTGTCTCCCGCATCATCGACACTCTGGACATCGGGGCCACAGACACGAGGGTGGCTGTGGTGAACTATGCCAGCACTGTGAAGATAGAGTTCCAGCTCAACACCTACTCAGACAAGCAGGCCCTGAAACGGGCTGTGGCTCGGATCACACCCTTGTCAACAGGCACCATGTCAGGGCTAGCTATCCAGACAGCGATGGAGGAAGCCTTCACTGTGGAGGCCGGGGCTCGGGGGCCCATGTCTAACATCCCCAAGGTAGCTATTATCGTGACAGATGGGAGGCCGCAGGACCAGGTGAATGAGGTGGCTGCTCGAGCCCGTGCATCTGGCATTGAGCTGTATGCTGTGGGTGTGGACCGGGCAGATATGGAGTCCCTCAAGATGATGGCTAGCAAGCCCCTGGAAGAGCACGTCTTCTACGTGGAAACCTATGGGGTCATTGAGAAACTCACTGCTAGATTTCAGGAAACCTTTTGTG CTCTGGATCAGTGCATGCTTGGCACACACCAGTGTCAGCACGTGTGTGTCAGCGATGGTGATGGCAGGCACCACTGTGAGTGCAGCCAAGGCTACACCTTGAATGCTGATGGGAAAACGTGTTCAG CCATTGATAAGTGTGCCCTCAGCACTCATGGATGTGAACAGATCTGTGTCAATGACAGAAATGGCTCTTACCACTGCGAGTGCTATGGAGGTTACACCTTGAATGCAGACAGGAGAACGTGTGCAG CTCTGGACAAATGCGCCTTGGGTACACATGGTTGCCAGCACATCTGTGTGAACGATGGAGCCGGGTCCCATCACTGTGAATGTTTTGAAGGCTACACTCTGAATGCAGATAAGAAAACATGTTCAG TCCGAAACAAGTGTGCCCTGGGTACTCATGGCTGCCAGCACATCTGTGTGAGTGATGGAGCAGTGTCCTACCACTGTGACTGCTTCCCTGGATACACCTTGAATGATGACAAGAAGACATGTTCAG acattgAAGAAGCACGAAGCCTCATTTCCATAGAAGATGCCTGCGGCTGTGGGGCCACGCTGGCATTCCAGGAGAAGGTCAGCTCCCATCTCCAGAAGCTGAACACCAAAC TTGACAACATTTTGAAGAAGTTGAAAGTAATGGAATATGGACAAGTACATCGCTAA